The Rana temporaria chromosome 4, aRanTem1.1, whole genome shotgun sequence genome contains a region encoding:
- the ID2 gene encoding DNA-binding protein inhibitor ID-2, whose product MKAFSPVRSVRKGSITEHSLGISRSKTPVDDPMSLLYNMNDCYSKLKELVPSIPQNKKVSKMEILQHVIDYILDLQIALDSHPTIVSLHHPRMGTTSSSSPSSTRTPLTTLNTDISILTLQASDLSAEFITNDSKALCP is encoded by the exons ATGAAAGCTTTCAGCCCCGTCCGATCCGTCAGGAAAGGCAGCATAACGGAGCACAGCCTGGGCATCTCCCGGAGCAAAACGCCGGTGGACGATCCCATGAGCCTTCTGTACAACATGAATGACTGCTACTCCAAGCTGAAGGAGCTGGTGCCCAGCATCCCCCAGAACAAGAAGGTCAGCAAGATGGAAATCCTGCAGCATGTCATCGATTACATCCTGGACCTGCAGATCGCCCTGGACTCACACCCCACCATCGTCAGCCTGCACCACCCGAGGATGGGcaccacctcctcctcttcaccctCCAGCACCAGGACCCCACTCACCACCCTCAACACAGACATCAGTATCCTGACATTGCAG GCGTCTGATTTATCGGCAGAGTTTATCACGAATGACAGCAAAGCTCTTTGTCCTTAA